One stretch of Eupeodes corollae chromosome 2, idEupCoro1.1, whole genome shotgun sequence DNA includes these proteins:
- the LOC129946320 gene encoding endoplasmic reticulum resident protein 44 isoform X1 codes for MNLFSSTKCIFFQVIMIFYVFYNPTDSGAVELNSQNIDMTLASNELVFLNFYAEWCRFSNILQPVFNEAADKVREAFPEAGKVVLGKVDCDRETSIASRFHITKYPTLKVVRNGQLTKREYRGQRSAEAFLEFVKKHLEDPIKEFHSLKDLENLDSKKRIIIGYFDRRDQPEYNTFRRVATNLKEDCQFHVGFGDSSKAMHPPEQNEGDAKPIGTPIIVFRPDVALSHENDETYKGGLVNFDELNIWVQEKCVPLVREITFENAEELTEEGLPFLILFHNPDDTESIKDYKAIIENELLSEKQNVNFLTADGKRFAHPLHHLGKSDDDLPLIAIDSFRHMYLFPDFKDMYKPGKLKEFLQDLYNGKLHREFHYGPDPSNNEDSNDIQVKFITSPPESTFKKLGPSKNRYTLLKDEL; via the exons CATCAAATGAATTGGTATTTCTTAACTTCTATGCTGAGTGGTGTCGATTCAGTAATATTCTTCAACCTGTATTCAATGAGGCAGCAGATAag gtaAGAGAAGCATTCCCTGAAGCTGGAAAAGTTGTTCTTGGCAAAGTAGATTGCGATCGTGAAACAAGTATTGCTTCACGTTTCCACATCACAAAATATCCCACACTTAAAGTGGTACGTAATGGACAATTGACGAAAAGAGAATACCGTGGACAGAGATCAGCTGAAGCTTTCttagaatttgttaaaaaacatttgGAAGATCCAATTAAAGAATTCCATTCACTTAAAGATTTGGAAAATCTCGATTCGAAGAAACGAATTATTATTGGTTATTTCGATCGTCGTGATCAACCTGAGTATAATACATTCCGAAGAGTTGCAACTAATCTTAAAGAAGACTGTCAATTCCATGTTGGCTTTGGAGATTCATCTAAAGCAATGCATCCTCCAG AGCAAAATGAAGGAGATGCAAAACCTATAG GAACTCCTATTATCGTTTTTAGACCTGATGTAGCTCTATCTCATGAAAATGATGAAACCTACAAAGGTGGTCTTGTTAACTTTGATGAACTTAATATCTGGGTCCAAGAGAAGTGTGTTCCTCTGGTTCGAGAGATAACATTTGAAAATGCCGAAGAACTTACCGAAGAAGGTCTACCATTCTTGATATTATTCCACAATCCAGATGATACTGAATCCATTAAGGACTACAAAGCAATTATTGAAAATGAACTTCTTTCCGAGAAAC AGAACGTAAACTTCCTAACGGCTGATGGCAAACGTTTTGCACACCCACTGCATCATTTAGGAAAATCAGATGATGATTTGCCACTTATTGCAATTGATTCATTCAGGCATATGTATCTTTTCCCCGACTTCAAGGACATGTACAAGCCAGGCAAATTAAAGGAGTTCTTACAAGATTTGTACAATGGAAAACTTCATAG GGAATTCCATTATGGACCGGATCCATCAAATAATGAAGATTCAAATGATATTCAAGTCAAATTCATCACATCACCACCTGAGTCGACATTTAAGAAACTAGGTCCATCGAAAAACCGCTACACTCTGCTGAAGGatgaattataa
- the LOC129946320 gene encoding endoplasmic reticulum resident protein 44 isoform X2, producing the protein MNLFSSTKCIFFQVIMIFYVFYNPTDSGAVELNSQNIDMTLASNELVFLNFYAEWCRFSNILQPVFNEAADKVREAFPEAGKVVLGKVDCDRETSIASRFHITKYPTLKVVRNGQLTKREYRGQRSAEAFLEFVKKHLEDPIKEFHSLKDLENLDSKKRIIIGYFDRRDQPEYNTFRRVATNLKEDCQFHVGFGDSSKAMHPPGTPIIVFRPDVALSHENDETYKGGLVNFDELNIWVQEKCVPLVREITFENAEELTEEGLPFLILFHNPDDTESIKDYKAIIENELLSEKQNVNFLTADGKRFAHPLHHLGKSDDDLPLIAIDSFRHMYLFPDFKDMYKPGKLKEFLQDLYNGKLHREFHYGPDPSNNEDSNDIQVKFITSPPESTFKKLGPSKNRYTLLKDEL; encoded by the exons CATCAAATGAATTGGTATTTCTTAACTTCTATGCTGAGTGGTGTCGATTCAGTAATATTCTTCAACCTGTATTCAATGAGGCAGCAGATAag gtaAGAGAAGCATTCCCTGAAGCTGGAAAAGTTGTTCTTGGCAAAGTAGATTGCGATCGTGAAACAAGTATTGCTTCACGTTTCCACATCACAAAATATCCCACACTTAAAGTGGTACGTAATGGACAATTGACGAAAAGAGAATACCGTGGACAGAGATCAGCTGAAGCTTTCttagaatttgttaaaaaacatttgGAAGATCCAATTAAAGAATTCCATTCACTTAAAGATTTGGAAAATCTCGATTCGAAGAAACGAATTATTATTGGTTATTTCGATCGTCGTGATCAACCTGAGTATAATACATTCCGAAGAGTTGCAACTAATCTTAAAGAAGACTGTCAATTCCATGTTGGCTTTGGAGATTCATCTAAAGCAATGCATCCTCCAG GAACTCCTATTATCGTTTTTAGACCTGATGTAGCTCTATCTCATGAAAATGATGAAACCTACAAAGGTGGTCTTGTTAACTTTGATGAACTTAATATCTGGGTCCAAGAGAAGTGTGTTCCTCTGGTTCGAGAGATAACATTTGAAAATGCCGAAGAACTTACCGAAGAAGGTCTACCATTCTTGATATTATTCCACAATCCAGATGATACTGAATCCATTAAGGACTACAAAGCAATTATTGAAAATGAACTTCTTTCCGAGAAAC AGAACGTAAACTTCCTAACGGCTGATGGCAAACGTTTTGCACACCCACTGCATCATTTAGGAAAATCAGATGATGATTTGCCACTTATTGCAATTGATTCATTCAGGCATATGTATCTTTTCCCCGACTTCAAGGACATGTACAAGCCAGGCAAATTAAAGGAGTTCTTACAAGATTTGTACAATGGAAAACTTCATAG GGAATTCCATTATGGACCGGATCCATCAAATAATGAAGATTCAAATGATATTCAAGTCAAATTCATCACATCACCACCTGAGTCGACATTTAAGAAACTAGGTCCATCGAAAAACCGCTACACTCTGCTGAAGGatgaattataa